The DNA segment ATTAGCCGCGGTAGCAGGCACTAATTTAGCCACCACCCGACCATGTTTAGTAATGACTATCTGCTCACCCTTTTCAACTTTATCCAACAAAGCAGAAAAATGCGTTTTGGCTTCAAAAGCACCCACCGTTTGCATAACATCC comes from the Rickettsiella endosymbiont of Rhagonycha lignosa genome and includes:
- a CDS encoding type II toxin-antitoxin system Phd/YefM family antitoxin, producing MQTVGAFEAKTHFSALLDKVEKGEQIVITKHGRVVAKLVPATAANHLRIKQAISALKDLSCGHKLDLDWKKLRDQGRR